The Corynebacterium jeddahense genome has a window encoding:
- the polA gene encoding DNA polymerase I: MAFRAFYALPTENFSTTGGQHTNAVYGFLSMFANILAEERPTHAAVAFDVGRKTFRTEKFAEYKAQREAAPPEFKGQVPIIEDVLGDLGITTLSKENFEADDIVATLTTQARAAGDFEIVLVSGDRDYIQLVDATTTLLYPTRGVSTMTRFTPEEVERKYGLTPAQYPDFAALRGDPSDNLPSVPKVGEKTATKWIAQYGTLDGLIDHADELKGQAANNFRERIEQVRLNRELTQMVTDVELPVGPDDLELKPAEVSRVASRFDDLEFGVNLRERVLAAVPTDGTAPAAEAVELEDITLDDAPLDAWLAQREGDGLAVYVTGNATPGEGDVVALAIVDKQRHGVSKLAADLSAAEDVALKRWLESDAPKFFHEAKAAYHMLRGRGIELRGIAHDTAIAAYLLRPGQRTYALEDIYQRHLQRQLNPGSDQLSLLSETADLDAAAAVLELSAALAEELRAIDSYELYSDLELPLVTVLAEMEHTGIAVDIEVLEGLRKEFTLKVEQVEEEARQLVDEPSLNLSSPKQLSAVLFDKLGLPKTKKTKTGYSTAAGEIEALAEKHPHPFLDQLLAHREHQKMKSTIEGLIKTVQPDGRIHTTFNQTVASTGRLSSAEPNLQNIPVRTEAGRKIRSAFVVGEGYECLLTADYSQIEMRVMAHLSKDDGLIEAYRAGEDLHNFVGSRVFDVPIDQVTPELRRRVKAMSYGLVYGLSAYGLSNQLSISAGEAKDIMASYFERFGGVKRYLDEVVEQARRDGYTSTVFGRRRYLPELNSDNRVARENAERAALNAPIQGTAADIIKVAMLRVDAALEGKRSRVLLQVHDELVVEVAPGELEAVRAIVEREMDGAIELLVPLEVSAGTGANWDAAAH, translated from the coding sequence ATGGCCTTCCGCGCCTTTTACGCGCTGCCCACGGAGAACTTCTCCACCACGGGTGGGCAGCACACGAACGCGGTGTACGGGTTCCTCTCCATGTTCGCCAACATCCTCGCCGAGGAGCGGCCGACGCACGCTGCGGTGGCCTTCGACGTCGGCCGCAAGACCTTCCGCACCGAGAAGTTCGCCGAGTACAAGGCGCAGCGCGAGGCGGCACCGCCGGAGTTCAAAGGCCAGGTGCCGATCATCGAGGACGTGCTCGGCGACCTCGGCATCACCACCTTGAGCAAGGAGAACTTCGAGGCGGACGACATCGTGGCCACCCTGACCACGCAGGCGCGGGCGGCGGGCGACTTTGAGATCGTGCTCGTCTCGGGCGACCGCGACTACATCCAGCTTGTCGACGCCACGACGACGCTGCTGTACCCGACCCGCGGCGTGTCTACCATGACCCGCTTCACGCCCGAGGAGGTGGAGCGCAAGTACGGCCTCACCCCGGCGCAGTACCCGGACTTCGCCGCGCTTCGCGGGGACCCGTCCGACAACCTGCCCAGCGTGCCCAAGGTGGGGGAGAAGACCGCGACGAAGTGGATTGCGCAGTACGGCACGCTCGACGGGCTCATCGACCACGCCGACGAGCTCAAGGGCCAGGCCGCGAACAACTTCCGCGAGCGCATCGAGCAGGTCCGCCTCAACCGCGAGCTCACGCAGATGGTCACCGACGTCGAGCTGCCGGTCGGCCCGGACGACCTCGAACTCAAGCCCGCCGAGGTGAGCAGGGTCGCCTCCCGCTTCGACGACCTCGAGTTCGGCGTGAACCTCCGCGAGCGCGTGCTCGCCGCGGTGCCCACAGACGGCACCGCGCCCGCCGCCGAGGCGGTCGAGCTCGAGGACATTACGCTTGACGACGCCCCGTTGGACGCCTGGCTGGCCCAGCGAGAAGGCGACGGGTTGGCGGTCTACGTCACCGGCAACGCCACGCCCGGGGAGGGTGACGTGGTGGCGCTGGCGATCGTCGATAAGCAACGGCACGGCGTAAGCAAGCTCGCCGCCGACCTGAGCGCCGCCGAGGACGTGGCGCTGAAGCGCTGGCTCGAGTCGGACGCGCCGAAGTTCTTCCACGAGGCGAAGGCGGCGTACCACATGCTGCGCGGGCGCGGCATCGAGCTACGCGGTATCGCGCACGACACCGCGATCGCCGCGTACCTGCTGCGGCCCGGCCAGCGCACGTACGCGCTCGAGGACATCTACCAGCGCCACCTGCAGCGCCAGCTCAACCCGGGATCGGACCAGCTCAGCCTGCTCAGCGAGACCGCCGACCTCGACGCGGCAGCGGCGGTGCTGGAGCTGTCGGCGGCGCTGGCGGAGGAGCTGCGCGCGATCGACTCCTACGAGCTGTACTCGGACCTCGAGCTGCCGCTCGTAACCGTGCTCGCCGAGATGGAGCACACTGGCATCGCCGTCGACATCGAGGTCCTTGAGGGCCTGCGCAAGGAGTTCACGCTCAAGGTCGAGCAGGTCGAGGAGGAGGCGCGCCAGCTTGTCGACGAGCCTTCGCTCAACCTCTCCAGCCCCAAGCAGCTGTCCGCGGTGCTCTTTGACAAACTCGGGCTGCCGAAGACGAAGAAGACGAAGACCGGCTACTCCACCGCGGCGGGCGAGATCGAGGCGCTCGCGGAGAAGCACCCGCACCCGTTCTTGGACCAGCTGCTCGCGCACCGCGAGCACCAGAAGATGAAGTCCACGATCGAGGGGCTGATCAAGACGGTGCAACCGGACGGGCGCATCCACACCACGTTTAACCAGACGGTCGCCTCGACGGGGCGGCTCAGCTCCGCGGAGCCGAATCTGCAAAACATCCCGGTGCGCACCGAGGCCGGCCGCAAGATCCGCTCCGCGTTCGTCGTGGGCGAGGGCTACGAGTGCCTGCTCACCGCGGACTACTCCCAGATCGAGATGCGCGTCATGGCGCACCTGTCCAAGGACGACGGGCTCATCGAGGCGTACCGGGCGGGGGAGGACCTGCACAACTTCGTCGGTTCGCGCGTGTTCGACGTGCCCATCGACCAGGTCACCCCGGAACTGCGCCGCCGCGTCAAGGCGATGTCGTACGGCCTGGTCTACGGCCTGTCCGCGTACGGGCTGTCGAACCAGCTCTCCATCTCCGCGGGCGAGGCGAAGGACATCATGGCCAGCTACTTCGAGCGCTTCGGCGGGGTGAAGCGTTACCTCGACGAGGTGGTCGAGCAGGCGCGCCGCGATGGCTACACCTCCACGGTGTTCGGCCGCCGCCGCTACCTGCCGGAGCTCAACAGTGACAACCGCGTGGCCCGGGAGAACGCCGAGCGCGCGGCGCTCAACGCGCCGATCCAGGGCACGGCCGCCGACATCATCAAGGTCGCCATGCTGCGCGTCGACGCCGCGCTCGAGGGCAAGCGCTCGCGCGTCCTGCTCCAGGTGCACGACGAGCTCGTGGTCGAGGTCGCCCCGGGCGAGCTCGAGGCGGTCCGCGCGATCGTCGAACGCGAAATGGACGGTGCGATCGAGCTGCTCGTCCCGCTCGAGGTCTCGGCCGGCACCGGTGCGAACTGGGACGCGGCGGCGCACTAA
- a CDS encoding membrane protein has translation MWKRSVAVAASFVGIVVGAGFASGMEAMQYFVAYGTDGFYGVILAGVTMIFAATAFMTFGSYFLADEHNEVFYKVTSKPAAFIMDWSAVACMFSVGFVMFAGAGSNLRQSFGWPIWVGASLMLALMLVVGRFDVDKVSSVIGFATPVLVIFVLIGAIYSFTQVDVDWAQVSDYAQSEVTRADGTPFWWLGALNHTGLNALCGVSMALVMAGDEFDTKSSRLGGIIGGFIYVGMLALLVASLLIQVESVNGDDMPLLSVIENVDPVLGFIMTWVIFLMVFNTCLGMFYALAKRLTRKHPEKFYRVYAIACIVGFVLSFAGFQPLVNSLYPVLGYLGLFVMAVMTAVYLKHRSELKDEGERRARAVALASGDAASDDNASERYESSNNGDYDSPGNPAGYAAHIPAADADEDTGDDADDAVAGKDLDELAGDSNLDDEEFKKALRDEVDSSDGDERRSLNDLL, from the coding sequence ATGTGGAAACGCAGTGTCGCTGTCGCCGCCTCGTTCGTTGGCATCGTCGTCGGCGCCGGATTCGCCTCGGGCATGGAGGCGATGCAGTACTTCGTGGCCTACGGCACGGACGGGTTCTACGGCGTCATCCTCGCCGGGGTGACCATGATCTTCGCCGCCACTGCCTTCATGACGTTCGGCTCCTACTTCCTCGCCGACGAGCACAACGAGGTCTTCTACAAGGTCACCTCGAAGCCGGCGGCGTTCATCATGGACTGGTCCGCCGTGGCCTGCATGTTCTCCGTCGGCTTCGTTATGTTCGCCGGCGCCGGGTCGAACCTGCGACAGTCCTTCGGCTGGCCGATCTGGGTCGGCGCGTCGCTCATGCTCGCGCTCATGCTCGTCGTCGGCCGCTTCGACGTGGACAAGGTCTCCTCCGTCATCGGGTTCGCCACCCCGGTCCTGGTCATCTTCGTGCTCATCGGCGCGATCTACTCCTTCACCCAGGTCGACGTCGACTGGGCTCAGGTGAGCGACTACGCGCAGTCCGAGGTCACCCGCGCCGACGGCACGCCATTCTGGTGGCTCGGCGCGCTCAACCACACCGGCCTCAACGCGCTGTGCGGCGTGTCCATGGCGCTGGTGATGGCCGGCGACGAGTTTGACACGAAGTCGAGCCGCCTCGGTGGCATCATCGGCGGGTTCATCTACGTGGGCATGCTCGCGCTCCTCGTCGCGTCCCTGCTCATCCAGGTGGAGTCCGTCAACGGCGACGACATGCCGCTGCTCTCCGTCATCGAGAACGTCGACCCGGTGCTCGGCTTCATCATGACCTGGGTCATCTTCCTCATGGTCTTCAACACCTGCCTGGGCATGTTCTACGCGCTGGCGAAGCGCCTCACCCGCAAGCACCCGGAGAAGTTCTACCGCGTGTACGCGATCGCCTGCATCGTGGGCTTCGTCCTGTCCTTCGCTGGCTTCCAGCCGCTGGTGAACAGCCTCTACCCCGTTCTCGGCTACCTCGGTCTCTTCGTCATGGCCGTGATGACGGCGGTCTACCTCAAGCACCGCTCCGAGCTCAAGGACGAAGGCGAGCGCCGGGCGCGCGCCGTTGCGCTGGCCAGCGGCGACGCCGCCTCCGACGACAACGCATCCGAGCGCTATGAGAGCAGCAACAACGGCGACTACGACAGCCCCGGCAACCCAGCGGGCTACGCCGCGCACATCCCGGCCGCCGACGCGGACGAGGACACTGGCGACGACGCCGACGATGCGGTGGCTGGCAAGGACCTCGACGAGCTGGCCGGCGACTCGAACCTCGATGACGAAGAGTTCAAGAAGGCCCTGCGCGACGAGGTCGACTCCTCCGATGGGGACGAGCGGCGCTCGCTCAACGACCTGCTCTAG